In the genome of bacterium, the window CAAAAACCAGGTTCAATAAGTGGTTATGTTTACGATGAAAATTCAAAACCAATAGAAAGAGCAAAAGTTGGTAATTATTCAGTCAGTGTTTTTACAGATAAAAATGGATTTTATAGAATTACAAATCTTTATCCAGGAAAAATATATCTTTACTGTGAAAAAGAAGAATATATCAGGGCAGAAAAACAAAATATAATTGTGGAAGAAAATAAGGAAACTGGAGGAATTAATTTTACTTTGCAAATAGGAGGAAGTATTTCGGGTGAAATTTTAGATGATGAAAATAAATCCATAAAAAATTCCAGTGTTTATACTGAAGGTAATATGTATAAGTGGACTAGAACAGATGAAAAAGGACACTTTATTATTAAAGGTCTTCTTCCCGGTATATATAAAATTTCAGTTTATGCTCAGGGATATGAATATGGATATGCTGGTAATATTGAAGTTAAAAAAGGAGAAACTACTAAAATTGCACCTGTTCATTTAAAATTAAGACCAAAAAACTTTTATTTATTTACAAGAACAAGTACTTTTCTGCCTACTGAAAATGTAACTTTATTTTACAATTCATTTAGAATTACCAAGGTAAAAGTTGATGTTTATAAAGTTGACATTTTTTCTGAAATAAACAAAATCAGATGGAGAGAAGCACCAAATCTTTACAATCTTCAAAATAACATAAAGACAGATGGTTATGAACCTTTATTTTCAAAAGAGTTTAAAATTGAGTATCCTTCACCATTAAGTGACCTTTACCATAAAACAATTGAAATAAGTAAATTGCCAGCAGGTGTTTACATAATAGTTGCCAAGCCAGAAGATTTTTCAGAACAGAGAAAGTTAATAATTGTTACTGATATTGGAATTATCTGTAAAAGTGCAGAGAAGCAAAGTTATCTATATTTAGTTGATTTAATTACAGGGAAAAAATTACCGGAAGTTAAAGTTTATTTTTCTTATTATGACAGTAAACTTGGAGAATATAAATTTAAAACAAAAACAACAGATGAAAATGGAATAATTGAATTTGAAAATTTTTCAGGAACTCTTTTTGCATCAAAAGAAAACAGTTTTGCTTATATAGATTATGGATATGAAAGGTCATTTCCTAAAGAAAAAATTTATGTTTATACAGATAGACCGGTATACAGACCTGAACAGACAGTTTATTTTAAAGGAATTTTAAGAAAAGATGAGGGAGACCATTATTTACTGAAAAATATTAATTCTGTAATAGTTAATATAACTGACCCGATGGGAAATAATGTCTATTCAACAAATGCAGAAGTTAAAAATGGTTCTTTTTCCGGTTCATTTACAATTCCCGATGAGGCACCTCTTAGTTTATATTATTTAAATGTTTACAATCCTGAATATGATTATCAGGGAAGTGTCTCCTTCAAAGTACTTGAATACAGAAAACCGGAATTTTTTGTAGAAGTTAAAAGTGATAAGGAAAGATATCTGCCCAATGAAAAAGTAAAGATACTTATAAATTCAAAATATTATTTTGGAGCACCTGTAAAAAATGCAGATGTAAGTTATGCAGTATATGAAACACCTTTACTGGAATATGATGATTATTATGAAGGAAAATATGAAGGTGAATACTATGGTTACAGAAAATATCTTACTTCTGGTGAAACAAAAACTGACGAAAAGGGAGAAGTACTTATTGAATTTATGACGAAGAGTTCATATGAAAATGAAACAATATATACTGTTGAAGTTAGAGTAACAGACATAAGTAAAAGAGAAGTTAAATCAGATTGTTCCTTTAAAGTTGTACCTGGAAATTTTAGAATAAATATAACAACTACAAAATATCTTTATACACATTCAGAAAATATACCTGTAAAAATAGAAGTTATGAATTATGATGGAATTCCTGTAAAAAATCAAAAAATAAATTTGAAAGTTGACCTTGAAAAATATAAGAACAAAAAGTTTTATTATAAAACAATCCTTGCAGATACTATAAAAACAGACGAAAAAGGTAAAATTGAAATAAATATAAAACCTGATGTATGCGGATATATAAGAATTTCTGCTTCTTCTATTGACGAATTCAATAACCTTATTACATCAAATAAATTCATCTGGATTGCTTCTGAGAACTATTACTTTAACTATGGCAAAAAAGAACTTGAAATAATAACTGATAAAAAAAATTACAGAACTGGAGAAAATGCAAAAATACTGATAAACTCTTCAATTCCTGATTTAACATTATTCTTGACTATTGAAAGTTACAGAATTCATGAGACAAAAATTTTTGAGATGAAAGGAAATTCTGTTTTAATAGAAATACCAATAAAAAAAGAATATCTGCCAAATGTTTATCTTTCAGTTTTCAGTGTTAGAAATAAAAAGTTTTATGAAATTACAAAAAATATAAAAATTGCACCTGATGAGAAATTTTTAAAGGTTGATATAATTACGGATAAAGATAATTATACTCCTGGTGAAAAAGCAATTTACAGAATAAAAACAACAGATTTTAAAGGAAATCCAGTTTCTGCTGAATTATCCTTTCAGGTTGTGGATGAAGCAATTTACGCAATATCACCTGAATTACAGAGCAAAATTGAGGACTTTTTCTATGGTAACAAACCAAATTTTGTTTCAACAACTTACTCTTTTATTAAACATTCATACGGTGGTACTTCAAAAGATATTAAGGATATTGACATAAGAAGAAAATTTAAGGATACCGCTTACTGGAATCCATACATATTTACTGATAGAAATGGAAATGCAACTGTTGAGGTAGAACTTCCTGATAATCTTACAACATGGAGAGCAAAAGCAGTTGCTGTAACACATGATACACTTGTTGGAACAGGAATAAATAAAATAAAAACATCCAAACCACTTATTGCAAGATTAATATTACCGAGATTTCTCGTTGAAGACGATATTCTTTTTGTTTCAGGAATTATTCATAACTATACAAAAAAAGCACAGGATTTAAAAGTTGTTTTGAAAGGAGATGGATTTGAAATGCTTGATAAAAATGAAGTTATTATTTCTGTTGAACCTGATAGTGAAAAAAGAGTTCAGTGGCAGATAAAAGTTAAAGATATAGATAAAGCAAAGTTTACACTTATTGCATGGAATTCAGAAGTAAATGATGGAATGGAACTTGAAATACCTGTTTATCTATACGGAAATGAAATAAGAGAGGTTAAAAGCGGGAAATGTGATAAGGAAATAACAGAAAAATTTGATATACCGGTAAACTCATATAAAGTAAATTTGATTTCAATAATATATCCCTCAATTGCATCAGGTATGTATCATGCACTTGAATATCTTGTTAATTATCCATATGGTTGTACAGAACAGACAATGAACACATTTTTACCTGCAATTTATGTAAATCTTGCTTTAAAAAATCTTGGAGTTGAGGATTTATCTTTTCTTGCTGACAATATTTTCTATTTTCAAAATATGCTTCAGAAATTACCAAAAATTATGAATAAAGGACTTTCAAAATTATACAGATATCAGCATGACGATGGTGGCTGGGGATGGTGGGAAAGTGACCCATCTCATCCTTATTTAAGTTCATATGTTATGTATGGACTCTCACAGATAAAAAAAGTAGGATATATTGTTAATGAAAATGTATATTCAAAAGGTAAAAATTATCTGAAAAATATATTACCGGACATTAAAGAAAATGACACTCTCATTTATGTCCTATATTCATTATTTGAGAGTTGTTCAGAAAATATGACAGATGGAGAAGATAAAATAATAAGGGAATACTCTGAAAAACTTTACAATAATTTAATTTCACAAAAAACAATCCATCCATATACAGGAGCACAACTTTCTCTTATTCTGAATAAATTTGATAAAAACAAAGCAAAAGCAATTCTTGATAAGATTTATAAAGATATAAAACTTTTAACTCCTTATTCTGCATTTTTCATCTGTGAAAAAGAAAATTCTTACAGGTGGATTGATAACAACATTGAAGGAACTGCATGGGTTTTAAAAGCAACACTTCAAATTGAACCTGAAAGAGAAGAAATTTATAAAATAATAAGATATCTTGTTGAAACAAGAAGATTGGGTTACTGGAGGTCAACTAAAGAAACAGCAGTTTGTATAAATGCTTTGACAGATTTCCTTTTGAAAAATCCTTCAGAACTTCACCCAGATTACTCTTTCCTCTTATATCTTAACAATGAAAAAATTGAAGAAATGAAGGTCACAAAAGATACCCTTAAAAAATTCAGTACAAAAATTAAAATATCTGAAGAAAAGATAAATAAGGGAAGCGAAAATATAATAAAATTTCAAAAAGAAGGACCCGGAAATTTATACTATTCAAATCTTTTAAGTTATTATCAGAAAGGTTTTATTAAAGAAAGAAATTCTGGTTTTAAAATTGAAAGGTTTTATGAAAAAGTTGTAATTGAGAAAAAAGGGGAAGAAATTTATGAAAAATATGAACCTGTGAGAGAACCGGTAAAAGTTGGAGATAAAATTCGGGTAAAACTGAGAATAACAGGAGAAGATTTTTATGAATTTATCATAATTGAAGACCCTTTACCAAGTGGTTTTGAAGTGATTGAGGATGAGAAAAATTATTATTTTTATAATGAAAAACAAGTGAGGGATGAAAAAGTTGTATTCTTCTGGACAGAATGGTATGGAGAAAAAGTAAAGGAAATTACATATTATATAAGACCTGAAATAGTTGGTTCTTTTCATGTTTTACCTGCAAAAGTATATTTAATGTATTTTCCTGATGTATATGGAAATTCTGATGAAAACTATATAAAGGTAGTTGAAAAATGAGAAGTTTGAAATTATATTTATTTTTTTTATTTTTTTCAAAACTGATTTTCTGTGAAGATTTTAATTATCTCTGGGCTGAATATTCTACCTATTTTAAAGATGGAATAGATGCAAGAAAGAAGAATATTGAGAGTGCAGTAAAAATACTTGATGGATACATTCTCTATCCTAATATTGAATTTTCTTTTATTGAAGAAGTTATAAATAAAATTCCTGAAGATGAAATGGGACCTGCTTCTACAATTGTTGGTGAAAAAAGAGTTCCTGGAATTGGTGGAGGATTATGTCAGGTGGCAACAACCTTATACAATTTAGCATTACTTTCAGGAATTTCAATAAGAGAAAGAAAAAATCATTCATCCCCTGTTAGTTATGTTTCCCCTGGACTTGATGCTACAGTTTCAAAAGAAGAAGATGTAGATTTAAAAATTCAAAATCCTTATAAATATCCATTGATGATTAAGGTAAAAGTTATAAATAATAAACTTCAAATGGAACTTTATGGAAAAGTACCCAAAAAGAGAAATATTAAAATTGTTGTTGAAAATTTTAGAAAAACAGACAATTATTTTGAAACAATTACAAAGAGATATATATACGATGAGGGAAAATTGTTGTTTTATGAAATAATTTCAAAGGATAAATATAAAATTGACTTTTAAACTAAATGAAAGTTATAATTTATTAACTATGAGAAAAATATTTATTCTTGGATGTTTAATCACATTTTTTTTAATTCTTACAGGATGCCAGAATATAGAAAAAAAAGAAGAAAAAGTTAAAGAGGAATCAATAAAAGAAAAAATAAGTGATTTAATTACAAAAGAAGAACCTGAAAAAAAGATTGATTTTGGAATTTCAGAAATACCAAAAGTCACTCCGGGAATAAAAGAAAAAAAGAATAGCGAGGTGGAAAAAAAAGAGTATTCAGAAGAAATAGTAAGTGAAAATTTATATCCAATACCGGAAAATATTAAATTTGTATCTCCATCTGAAATAAATCAGGAAATGGCAGAAATCTTTCAGAATATATATTTTGATTATGACAGTTATGATATAAAAAAAGAAGAAATTGAAATTTTAAAAAAAATTGGAGATTATCTTATAAAAAATCCAGAAATAATGGTTTTAATAGAGGGGCACTGTGATGAAAGAGGAACAAGAGAATATAATCTTGTTCTTGGAGAACAGAGAGCATTAAGTGTAAGAAATTTTCT includes:
- a CDS encoding carboxypeptidase regulatory-like domain-containing protein, encoding MKKLFIFILLSSTLLFGDTIKGIVVDLKDNPVKNAEIKVEAIAPLTEKDTKTAKTDKKGEFIIENLKTGYYYLRCNASEFLTCNMGRIEVNQAKYGIKSYKIVMQKPGSISGYVYDENSKPIERAKVGNYSVSVFTDKNGFYRITNLYPGKIYLYCEKEEYIRAEKQNIIVEENKETGGINFTLQIGGSISGEILDDENKSIKNSSVYTEGNMYKWTRTDEKGHFIIKGLLPGIYKISVYAQGYEYGYAGNIEVKKGETTKIAPVHLKLRPKNFYLFTRTSTFLPTENVTLFYNSFRITKVKVDVYKVDIFSEINKIRWREAPNLYNLQNNIKTDGYEPLFSKEFKIEYPSPLSDLYHKTIEISKLPAGVYIIVAKPEDFSEQRKLIIVTDIGIICKSAEKQSYLYLVDLITGKKLPEVKVYFSYYDSKLGEYKFKTKTTDENGIIEFENFSGTLFASKENSFAYIDYGYERSFPKEKIYVYTDRPVYRPEQTVYFKGILRKDEGDHYLLKNINSVIVNITDPMGNNVYSTNAEVKNGSFSGSFTIPDEAPLSLYYLNVYNPEYDYQGSVSFKVLEYRKPEFFVEVKSDKERYLPNEKVKILINSKYYFGAPVKNADVSYAVYETPLLEYDDYYEGKYEGEYYGYRKYLTSGETKTDEKGEVLIEFMTKSSYENETIYTVEVRVTDISKREVKSDCSFKVVPGNFRINITTTKYLYTHSENIPVKIEVMNYDGIPVKNQKINLKVDLEKYKNKKFYYKTILADTIKTDEKGKIEINIKPDVCGYIRISASSIDEFNNLITSNKFIWIASENYYFNYGKKELEIITDKKNYRTGENAKILINSSIPDLTLFLTIESYRIHETKIFEMKGNSVLIEIPIKKEYLPNVYLSVFSVRNKKFYEITKNIKIAPDEKFLKVDIITDKDNYTPGEKAIYRIKTTDFKGNPVSAELSFQVVDEAIYAISPELQSKIEDFFYGNKPNFVSTTYSFIKHSYGGTSKDIKDIDIRRKFKDTAYWNPYIFTDRNGNATVEVELPDNLTTWRAKAVAVTHDTLVGTGINKIKTSKPLIARLILPRFLVEDDILFVSGIIHNYTKKAQDLKVVLKGDGFEMLDKNEVIISVEPDSEKRVQWQIKVKDIDKAKFTLIAWNSEVNDGMELEIPVYLYGNEIREVKSGKCDKEITEKFDIPVNSYKVNLISIIYPSIASGMYHALEYLVNYPYGCTEQTMNTFLPAIYVNLALKNLGVEDLSFLADNIFYFQNMLQKLPKIMNKGLSKLYRYQHDDGGWGWWESDPSHPYLSSYVMYGLSQIKKVGYIVNENVYSKGKNYLKNILPDIKENDTLIYVLYSLFESCSENMTDGEDKIIREYSEKLYNNLISQKTIHPYTGAQLSLILNKFDKNKAKAILDKIYKDIKLLTPYSAFFICEKENSYRWIDNNIEGTAWVLKATLQIEPEREEIYKIIRYLVETRRLGYWRSTKETAVCINALTDFLLKNPSELHPDYSFLLYLNNEKIEEMKVTKDTLKKFSTKIKISEEKINKGSENIIKFQKEGPGNLYYSNLLSYYQKGFIKERNSGFKIERFYEKVVIEKKGEEIYEKYEPVREPVKVGDKIRVKLRITGEDFYEFIIIEDPLPSGFEVIEDEKNYYFYNEKQVRDEKVVFFWTEWYGEKVKEITYYIRPEIVGSFHVLPAKVYLMYFPDVYGNSDENYIKVVEK
- a CDS encoding VanW family protein, yielding MRSLKLYLFFLFFSKLIFCEDFNYLWAEYSTYFKDGIDARKKNIESAVKILDGYILYPNIEFSFIEEVINKIPEDEMGPASTIVGEKRVPGIGGGLCQVATTLYNLALLSGISIRERKNHSSPVSYVSPGLDATVSKEEDVDLKIQNPYKYPLMIKVKVINNKLQMELYGKVPKKRNIKIVVENFRKTDNYFETITKRYIYDEGKLLFYEIISKDKYKIDF
- the pal gene encoding peptidoglycan-associated lipoprotein Pal, with the translated sequence MRKIFILGCLITFFLILTGCQNIEKKEEKVKEESIKEKISDLITKEEPEKKIDFGISEIPKVTPGIKEKKNSEVEKKEYSEEIVSENLYPIPENIKFVSPSEINQEMAEIFQNIYFDYDSYDIKKEEIEILKKIGDYLIKNPEIMVLIEGHCDERGTREYNLVLGEQRALSVRNFLINLGVSSKRLFTVSYGEDKPAVLGSNESAWAKNRRCEFKIGIEK